In one Hypanus sabinus isolate sHypSab1 unplaced genomic scaffold, sHypSab1.hap1 scaffold_1706, whole genome shotgun sequence genomic region, the following are encoded:
- the LOC132387300 gene encoding uncharacterized protein LOC132387300 codes for DPSTPSPSPAESDPSTPSPSPTGSHPSTPSPSPAGSDPSTPSPSPAGSDPSTPSPSPAGSHPSTPSPSAAGSEPSTPSLSPAGSHPSTPSGSPAGSDPSTPSPSPAGSDPSTLTASPAASDPSTPSPYSPRVRPTHTGSTMHSSRLRIPPGQTHTHGEHRAQFPSPYPPGSDPHTPGAPCTVHVSVSPPGQTHTHREHPAQFLSPYPPRVRPTHTGSTVHISRIRIPPESDPHTPGAPCTVPVSVSPPGQTHTHREHRVQFPSPYPPGSDPHTPGAPCTFPVSVSPPGQTHTHREHRVQFPSPYPPGSDPHTPGAPCTVPVSVSPPGQTHTHREHRAHFPSPYPPGSDPHTPGAPCTVPISVSPRVRTTHTGRTVHSSRLRISRGSDQHTPGAPCTVPVSVTPLGQTHTDREHTAQFLSPYPPGSDPHTPGAPYTVPVSVSPRV; via the coding sequence GACCCCTCTACCCCATCTCCATCCCCCGCTGAGTCAGACCCCTCTACCCCGTCTCCGTCCCCCACTGGGTCACACCCCTCTACCCCGTCTCCGTCCCCTGCTGGGTCAGACCCCTCTACCCCGTCTCCGTCCCCCGCTGGGTCAGACCCCTCTACCCCGTCTCCGTCCCCCGCTGGGTCACACCCCTCTACCCCGTCTCCGTCCGCCGCTGGGTCAGAGCCCTCTACCCCGTCTCTGTCCCCCGCTGGGTCACACCCCTCTACCCCGTCTGGGTCCCCCGCTGGGTCAGACCCCTCTACCCCGTCTCCGTCCCCCGCTGGGTCAGACCCCTCTACCCTGACTGCGTCCCCCGCTGCGTCAGACCCCTCTACCCCGTCTCCGTATTCCCCCCGGGTCAggcccacacacaccgggagcaccatgcacagttcccgtctccgtatccccccgggtcagacacacacacacggggagcaccgtgcacagttcccgtctccgtatccccctgggtcagacccacacacaccgggagcaccgtgcacagttcacgtctccgtatcccccccgggtcagacccacacacaccgggagcaccctgcacagttcctgtctccgtatcccccccgggtcagacccacacacaccgggagcaccgtgcacatttcccgTATCCGTATCCCCCCcgagtcagacccacacacaccgggagcaccgtgcacagttcccgtctccgtatcccccccgggtcagacccacacacaccgggagcaccgtgtacagttcccgtctccgtatccccccgggtcagacccacacacaccgggagcaccgtgcacatttcccgtatccgtatcccccccgggtcagacccacacacaccgggagcaccgtgtacagttcccgtctccgtatccccccgggtcagacccacacacaccgggagcaccgtgcacagttcccgtctccgtatcccccccgggtcagacccacacacaccgggagcaccgtgcacatttcccgtctccgtatccccccgggtcagacccacacacaccgggagcaccgtgcacagttcccatctccgtatccccccgggtcagaaccacacacaccgggagaaccgtgcacagttcccgtctccgtatctcccgtgggtcagaccaacacacaccgggagcaccgtgcacagttcccgtctccgtaacccccctgggtcagacccacacagaccGGGAGCAcactgcacagttcctgtctccgtatccccctgggtcagacccacacacaccgggagcaccgtacacagttcccgtctccgtatccccccgggtctga